Genomic window (Streptomyces clavuligerus):
ATTGCAATGCACTCCACTTGTTCGTCCTTCTGCTGGTCAGCGGAGATGATTACTCTTTTGCTGATTCGGTGAACGCAATGTAGCGTCGTGGTTGTTCAGAGATCACTGAACGAAGACGGGATGCCGGTCGGGCATTCCGCGAACCCCCTCCCGCCCCTCGTGGGCCGGTCATGACGGAGATGCGTGATGGGTAAAGGCAACAGCGGCTTCTCGGCGTCGGGGCTGCGCAGGATGCGCGACGTACTGGCGGGATACGTCGACTCCGGGCGGATTCCCGGGCTTGTCGCCCTGGTCGCCCGGGGCGACGAGACACATGTCGAGGCGATCGGGACCATGGGCGTCGACGGCGGTGCGCCGATGCGCCGGGACGCCGTCTTCCGGATGGCCTCGACATCCAAACCCGTCGGGATCGCGGCGGGGATGGTCCTCCTCGACGAGTGCAGGCTGCGGCTGGACGACCCGGTGGCCCCGTGGCTGCCCGAACTCGCCGATCGGCAGGTGCTGAGAAAGATCGGCAGCCCGCTGGACGACACGGTGCCCGCGCGCCGGCCGATCACCGTACGGGACGTGCTGAACTGCACCTTCGGGCTCGGGATGGATCTGGCCTCGATGGGCACCCCGATCCAGGGAGCGATCCAGGAGCTGGGACTCACGGGCCAGGGCGGGCCGCAGCCCGCGCCGGACGAGTGGATGCGCCGCCTGGGCACCCTCCCGCTGATGTACCACCCCGGGCAGCAGTGGGCCTACCACATCGGCTCCGACCTGCTGGGTGTGCTGGTCGCGCGGGTCACGGGCCAGTCGTACGGGACGTTCCTCCGGGAACGCGTCTTCGAGCCGCTGGGGATGGAGGACACCGCTTTCCATGTCCCCGAGGACAAGATCCACCGGCTGCCGCCCAGTTATGTCCCCGACCCGCGGACCGGGGAGTTCATCGTCTGGGACGAGGCGGCGGGCGGCAGGTACAGCCGGCCTCCGGAGTTCC
Coding sequences:
- a CDS encoding serine hydrolase domain-containing protein, which translates into the protein MGKGNSGFSASGLRRMRDVLAGYVDSGRIPGLVALVARGDETHVEAIGTMGVDGGAPMRRDAVFRMASTSKPVGIAAGMVLLDECRLRLDDPVAPWLPELADRQVLRKIGSPLDDTVPARRPITVRDVLNCTFGLGMDLASMGTPIQGAIQELGLTGQGGPQPAPDEWMRRLGTLPLMYHPGQQWAYHIGSDLLGVLVARVTGQSYGTFLRERVFEPLGMEDTAFHVPEDKIHRLPPSYVPDPRTGEFIVWDEAAGGRYSRPPEFQSGGGGLVSTVDDYHAYFRMLLNEGTHGRERVLSRPAVQLMTTNCLTAEQEAVRSAQARDSVQISFGQGQQGGWGLGMAVRTYRGDYAPVGQFGWDGGTGTTAYADPREGVIGILLTQVCLSVPDPARLAQDFWTTVYQAIED